A genome region from Lucilia cuprina isolate Lc7/37 chromosome 3, ASM2204524v1, whole genome shotgun sequence includes the following:
- the LOC111681441 gene encoding spectrin beta chain isoform X2, with product MTTDISIVRWDPSQGPGNEYIDEYEYDGGNSSSRLFERSRIKALAEERESVQKKTFTKWVNSHLCRVNCRIADLYVDMRDGKHLIKLLEVLSGERLPKPTKGKMRIHCLENVDKALQFLREQRVHLENIGSHDIVDGNASLNLGLIWTIILRFQIQDITIEEVDNKETKSAKDALLLWCQMKTAGYHNVNVRNFTTSWRDGLAFNAIIHKHRPDLVQFEKLSKANPMHNLNNAFDVAEDKLGLAKLLDAEDVFVEHPDEKSIITYVVTYYHYFSKLKQETVQGKRIGKVVGIAMENDKMIHDYEHFTSDLLKWIETTIQALGERVFENSLVGVQGQLAQFSNYRTIEKPPKFVEKGNLEVLLFTLQSKMRANNQKPYTPKEGKMISDINKAWERLEKAEHERELALREELIRQEKLEQLAARFDRKASMRETWLSENQRLVSQDNFGFDLAAVEAAAKKHEAIETDIFAYEERVQAVVAVCDELESERYHDVKRILLRKENVMRLWNYLLELLRARRMRLEISLQLQQNFQEMLYILDNMEEIKQLLLTDDYGKHLMGVEDLLQKHSLVEADINILGERVKVVVQNSQKFLSDDPESYKPCDPEIIVSRVQQLEDAYAELVRLAVERRSRLEESRKLWQFYWDTADEENWIKEKEQIVSTDDIGHDLTTVNLLLSKHKALESEITSHDPQLQNVAKVGAELITEGHFGADRIKDRLKEILSKWDHLLDLTKYRRQRLENAVEYFQLFADADDVDNWMLDTLRIVSSEDVGRDEANVQSLLKKHKDVADELKNYAEVIDALHKQAETLKLNDTEKANVDKRLEAIDTRYKELNELAKLRKQRLLDALSLYKLMSEADGVEQWIKEKTKMLDTMTPGKDIEDVEIMKHRFEGFDKEMNANASRVAVVNQLARQLLHVEHPNSDEILERQNHLNEEWSALREKAESKMDELKSAHGVQTFYIECRETISWIEDKKRILTETDSLEMDLTGVMTLQRRLSGMERDLAAIQAKLSSLGKEADSIESEHPEEAQIIRDRIAQIELIWEQLTQMLKERDSKLEEAGDLHRFLRDLDHFQTWLTKTQTDVASEDTPTSLPEAEQLLNQHQSIREEIDNYTEDYKNMMEYGERLTSESNTSDDPQYMFLRERLNALKDGWEELHQMWENRQVLLSQSLDQQLFNRDARQTEVLLSQQEHFLSKDDTPVNLEQAENQLKRHEAFLTTMEANDDKINSLLQVADTLVEKEHFDSEKIGKRAENIASRRDDNRRRALEQHEKLKNQVKLHEFLQDLDELSEWVQEKYVTSQDETYRSAKTIHSKWTRHQAFEAEIGANKERLFEAQKAAEELSKEKPEFKDVIEPKLKELGKQFEDLETHTKEKGAMLFDANREVLVQQTCDDIDSYITDLEKQIVSADTGNDLTSVNILMQKQQVIQTQMAVKERQVEEIDKQTEYLKKTVPEEKIEPIVTKKTAVLDRFEKIKAPLLERQKQLEKKKEAFQFCRDVEDEKLWINEKLPVANSNDYGNSLFNVHVLKKKNQSLATEIDNHEPRINAICNNGRKLIDEGHEDAKKFEALISDLTQKWQELKDAVENRKKHLLESEKVQQYFFDAQEAESWMSEQELYMMVEDRGKDEVSAQNLMKKHENLEQSIEDYANTIRQLGEVARQFNIDDVSSGDAVAVKQSQLDKLYAGLKDLAGERRARLNEALQLFMLSREVDDLEQWIADREVVAGSQELGQDFDHVTLLSERFSEFARDTEAVGGERVAKVNSIADNLIQAGHSDSATIAEWKDNLNESWQDLLELIETRTQMLAASRELHKFFHDCKDVLSRIIEKQHGVSDELGRDAGSVSTLQRKHHNFMQDLTTLYAQVQQIQEESAKLQDSYAGDKAKEITNREQEVLHAWANLQAMCDARKQKLADTGDLFRFFNMVRILMIWMEDLVRQMNTSEKPRDVSGVELLMNNHQSLKAEIDTREDNFSACISLGKELLTRNHYASGDIKDRLLQLNNSRNALLRRWEERWENLQLILEVYQFARDAAVAEAWLIAQEPYLLSSELGHTIDEVENLIKKHEAFEKSAAAQEERFSALERLTTFELKEMKRRQELAEEAERQRIKEEMEAKAAAEAAEQAKREAERRDVVDVAASEEAAERAGASGGEAHEGYLTRKHEWESTTKKASNRSWDKVYTVARSGHLSFFKEQKGYKSNPELTFRGEPVYDLQKASVEVASDYTKKKHVLRIKLSNGGEFLLQAHDDNEMSQWVAALKAQCDSAAVAESRSQTLPATSQKDEPKRRSFFTLKKK from the exons ATGACGACGGACATTTCAATTGTTCGATGGGACCCTAGTCAGGGTCCAGGAAACGAATACATCGATGAGTATGAATATGATGGAGGAAATTCAAGTTCACGTCTTTTCGAACGTTCTCGTATTAAGGCGCTAGCTGAAGAGCGTGAAAGTGtgcaaaagaaaacatttacaaaatgggTAAATTCGCATTTGTGCCGTGTCAATTGCAGAATAGCTGATCTGTATGTTGATATGCGCGATGGCaagcatttaataaaattactggAAGTATTGTCTGGTGAAAGACTTCCGAAACCCACAAAGGGAAAAATGAGAATCCATTGCTTGGAGAATGTCGATAAAGCTCTACAGTTTCTACGCGAACAGAGAGTACATTTAGAAAACATTGGTTCACATGATATTGTCGATGGTAATGCATCGTTAAATTTGGGTTTGATTTGGACAATTATTTTGCGGTTCCAA attcaAGATATTACTATTGAGGAGGTAGATAATAAGGAAACCAAGTCAGCTAAGGATGCTTTATTGCTTTGGTGTCAAATGAAAACAGCCGGCTATCATAATGTCAATGTTCGAAACTTTACTACTTCATGGCGTGATGGTCTGGCATTTAATGCCATTATACACAAACATCGACCTGATTTAGTGCAATTCGAAAAATTGTCAAAGGCAAATCCCATGCACAATTTGAACAATGCCTTTGACGTGGCCGAAGATAAACTCGGTTTGGCCAAACTATTAGATGCTGAAGATGTATTTGTTGAGCATCCAGATGAAAAATCCATCATTACTTATGTAGTAACTTACTATCACTACTTTAGTAAACTTAAACAGGAGACAGTCCAAGGTAAACGTATTGGCAAGGTTGTCGGTATTGCCATGGAAAACGATAAAATGATTCATGACTATGAACACTTCACAAGCGATTTGTTAAAATGGATTGAAACAACAATTCAGGCTTTGGGTGAGCGAGTTTTTGAGAACTCTTTAGTGGGAGTTCAAGGACAGTTGGCGCAATTCTCTAACTACCGTACCATTGAGAAACCACCAAAGTTTGTTGAGAAAGGAAACTTGGAAGTTTTACTGTTCACTCTGCAATCAAAGATGAGAGCGAATAACCAAAAGCCTTACACTCCTAAGGAGGGAAAAATGATTTCCGATATTAACAAGGCTTGGGAGCGTCTTGAAAAAGCTGAACATGAACGTGAATTAGCATTGCGTGAAGAATTAATTCGTCAAGAAAAACTTGAACAGTTGGCAGCTCGTTTTGATCGCAAAGCTTCTATGCGTGAAACTTGGCTATCTGAAAATCAACGTCTTGTGAGTCAAGACAATTTCGGTTTTGATTTGGCTGCAGTCGAAGCTGCTGCTAAGAAACACGAAGCTATCGAAACTGATATTTTTGCTTATGAAGAACGTGTACAAGCTGTAGTGGCAGTGTGTGACGAACTCGAGTCGGAACGTTACCATGATGTCAAACGCATTTTGCTCCGCAAGGAAAATGTTATGCGTTTGTGGAACTATTTGTTGGAGTTGCTGCGTGCTCGTCGTATGCGCTTAGAGATCTCTCTTCAATTGCAACAGAACTTCCAAGAGATGTTATACATACTTGATAACATGGAGGAAATCAAACAGTTGTTGTTGACTGATGACTACGGCAAGCATTTGATGGGTGTAGAAGACTTATTACAGAAGCATTCGTTGGTCGAAGCTGACATAAACATTTTAGGCGAACGTGTTAAAGTGGTAGTACAAAATTCACAGAAATTCCTTAGCGACGACCCAGAATCATACAAACCATGCGATCCTGAGATTATTGTAAGTCGTGTGCAACAATTGGAAGATGCTTACGCTGAGTTAGTACGTTTGGCAGTCGAACGTCGTAGCCGTTTAGAAGAAAGCCGTAAATTGTGGCAATTCTATTGGGATACTGCTGACGAAGAGAACTGGATCAAGGAAAAAGAACAAATTGTGTCCACAGATGATATTGGTCACGACTTAACCACAGTCAACTTGTTGCTAAGCAAACATAAGGCTCTCGAGTCTGAAATCACTTCCCACGATCCCCAATTGCAGAATGTGGCTAAAGTTGGTGCTGAACTCATCACTGAAGGTCACTTTGGAGCCGATAGAATCAAGGATCGTCTTAAGGAAATTCTTTCTAAGTGGGACCATCTTCTGGATTTGACCAAGTATAGACGTCAACGCCTTGAAAATGCTGTGGAATACTTCCAATTGTTTGCCGATGCTGATGACGTTGATAATTGGATGTTGGATACATTGCGTATTGTATCTAGCGAAGATGTTGGACGTGACGAAGCCAATGTTCAATCTCTTCTTAAAAAACACAAAGATGTTGCTGATGAACTCAAAAATTACGCTGAGGTTATTGATGCTTTGCACAAACAGGCTGAGACTTTGAAATTGAACGATACCGAAAAGGCTAACGTCGATAAACGTTTAGAGGCCATTGATACTCGTTACAAGGAACTTAATGAGTTGGCTAAATTGCGCAAACAGCGCTTGTTGGATGCTCTCAGTTTATACAAACTTATGTCTGAAGCCGATGGTGTCGAACAGTGGATCAAGGAGAAGACTAAGATGCTTGACACAATGACACCTGGTAAAGACATCGAAGATGTTGAAATCATGAAACATCGTTTCGAAGGCTTCGATAAGGAAATGAATGCTAATGCCTCTCGTGTTGCAGTTGTAAACCAATTAGCAAGACAGTTATTGCACGTTGAGCATCCCAACTCAGATGAAATCCTCGAGCGTCAAAATCATCTCAACGAAGAATGGTCCGCACTCCGCGAGAAGGCAGAATCTAAGATGGATGAACTTAAATCTGCTCATGGTGTTCAAACATTCTATATTGAATGTCGCGAAACCATTTCATGGATTGAAGACAAAAAACGTATTCTTACTGAAACTGACAGTTTGGAAATGGATCTGACTGGTGTGATGACATTGCAGAGACGTTTAAGCGGCATGGAACGCGATTTAGCTGCAATCCAAGCTAAACTTTCAAGCTTAGGAAAGGAAGCTGACAGTATTGAATCTGAACATCCCGAGGAAGCGCAAATCATTCGTGATCGCATTGCCCAAATCGAACTCATATGGGAACAGTTGACACAAATGCTTAAGGAACGTGATTCTAAATTGGAAGAAGCTGGAGATTTGCATAGATTCTTGCGTGACTTGGATCACTTCCAAACTTGGCTCACAAAAACTCAGACTGACGTTGCCTCGGAAGATACTCCAACATCGTTGCCCGAAGCTGAACAGCTTCTCAATCAACATCAATCGATACGTGAAGAAATTGACAATTACACTGAAGATTATAAGAACATGATGGAATATGGAGAACGTTTGACTTCAGAATCTAACACTTCCGATGATCCGCAATATATGTTCTTGCGTGAGCGTTTGAATGCCCTTAAAGACGGCTGGGAGGAGTTGCACCAAATGTGGGAGAATCGTCAAGTGTTATTGTCTCAAAGTCTTGACCAGCAGCTATTTAATCGTGACGCACGTCAAACCGAAGTTCTCCTCAGTCAACAAGAACACTTCCTTAGCAAAGACGACACACCAGTTAACTTGGAACAAGCTGAAAACCAACTCAAACGCCATGAAGCCTTCCTTACAACTATGGAAGCTAATGACGATAAGATTAACAGTTTATTACAAGTAGCAGATACTTTAGTAGAGAAGGAACACTTCGACTCTGAAAAGATTGGTAAACGTGCCGAAAATATTGCCAGTCGTCGCGATGACAACCGCAGAAGAGCCCTTGAGCAGCACGAAAAATTGAAGAACCAAGTCAAGTTACACGAGTTCCTCCAAGATTTGGATGAATTATCTGAATGGGTTCAAGAGAAATATGTGACATCACAAGATGAAACCTACAGAAGCGCTAAGACCATTCATTCTAAATGGACTAGACATCAGGCATTTGAAGCCGAAATTGGAGCAAACAAAGAGCGTTTGTTTGAAGCTCAAAAGGCCGCCGAAGAGTTGTCGAAAGAAAAACCCGAATTCAAGGACGTAATTGAGCCTAAATTAAAGGAGCTTGGCAAACAATTCGAAGACTTGGAAACTCACACCAAAGAAAAGGGTGCCATGTTATTCGACGCCAATCGCGAAGTTCTTGTCCAACAAACTTGTGATGATATCGACTCATACATCACAGATTtggaaaaacaaattgttagtGCGGATACTGGCAACGATTTAACATCAGTCAATATTCTTATGCAAAAACAACAAGTCATTCAAACACAAATGGCTGTTAAGGAGCGTCAAGTAGAAGAAATTGACAAACAAACCGAATACTTGAAGAAGACTGTTCCTGAAGAAAAGATTGAACCAATTGTCACTAAGAAGACTGCCGTTCTTGATCGTTTCGAGAAAATCAAAGCACCTTTGCTCGAGCGTCAAAAGCAATTGGAAAAGAAGAAGGAAGCATTCCAATTCTGTCGCGATGTCGAGGATGAAAAACTCTGGATCAATGAAAAACTGCCAGTTGCCAATTCAAACGATTATGGCAACTCCTTATTCAATGTACATGTTCTTAAGAAGAAAAATCAATCCTTGGCTACTGAAATTGATAATCATGAACCCCGTATTAATGCAATTTGTAATAACGGTCGTAAACTCATCGATGAAGGCCACGAAGATGCCAAGAAGTTCGAGGCTCTTATTAGTGACTTGACACAGAAATGGCAAGAACTTAAAGATGCTGTCGAGAACCGCAAGAAACACTTGTTGGAGTCCGAAAAAGTACAACAATACTTCTTTGATGCTCAAGAGGCCGAATCTTGGATGAGCGAACAAGAATTGTACATGATGGTTGAGGATCGCGGCAAGGACGAAGTCAGTGCCCAAAATCTTATGAAGAAACACGAAAACCTTGAGCAATCCATCGAAGACTACGCTAACACTATTCGCCAATTGGGCGAAGTTGCACGTCAATTCAACATCGATGATGTGTCAAGCGGCGACGCTGTAGCTGTCAAACAATCTCAGTTGGACAAATTGTATGCTGGTCTTAAAGATTTGGCCGGTGAACGTCGTGCCCGCCTTAATGAAGCCCTGCAACTTTTCATGTTAAGTCGCGAAGTCGATGATTTGGAACAATGGATTGCCGACAGAGAAGTCGTTGCCGGTTCGCAAGAATTGGGTCAAGACTTTGACCATGTGACATTACTTTCAGAACGATTCAGCGAATTTGCTCGTGACACAGAAGCCGTCGGTGGCGAACGTGTAGCTAAGGTCAATAGTATTGCCGATAATCTGATTCAAGCAGGTCATTCGGATTCTGCCACCATTGCAGAATGGAAAGATAATTTGAACGAATCATGGCAAGATCTTTTAGAGTTAATCGAAACACGAACACAGATGCTTGCAGCTTCCCGCGAATTGCACAAATTCTTCCACGATTGCAAAGATGTTCTCAGTCGCATTATCGAAAAGCAACACGGAGTATCCGACGAACTTGGAAGAGATGCCGGATCAGTATCAACTCTACAGCGCAAACACCACAACTTTATGCAAGATTTAACCACATTATACGCCCAAGTACAACAAATACAAGAAGAATCCGCGAAGTTGCAAGACTCCTACGCGGGAGACAAAGCAAAGGAAATTACAAATCGCGAACAGGAAGTTCTGCATGCCTGGGCGAATCTACAGGCCATGTGCGATGCTCGCAAACAGAAACTGGCTGACACTGGTGATTTGTTCAGATTCTTCAACATGGTACGTATACTGATGATCTGGATGGAAGATCTTGTACGTCAAATGAACACATCAGAAAAACCACGTGACGTATCGGGCGTTGAACTCCTCATGAACAACCACCAAAGCCTGAAAGCTGAAATCGACACACGCGAAGATAACTTCTCTGCTTGTATATCATTGGGCAAGGAATTGCTGACGCGAAATCATTATGCCTCCGGAGATATTAAGGATAGATTATTACAATTGAATAACAGTCGAAACGCTTTACTAAGAAGATGGGAAGAACGTTGGGAGAATTTGCAATTAA TTTTGGAAGTATATCAATTTGCTAGAGATGCTGCCGTAGCTGAAGCTTGGTTGATTGCCCAAGAACCTTATCTATTGTCGTCTGAACTGGGTCATACCATAGATGAAGTCGAAAATCTTATTAAGAAACATGAAGCATTCGAAAAATCTGCCGCCGCCCAAGAAGAGCGTTTCAGTGCACTTGAGCGTTTAACAACA TTTGAGCTTAAAGAAATGAAACGACGCCAAGAGTTAGCGGAAGAAGCGGAAAGACAACGTATCAAGGAAGAAATGGAAGCAAAGGCTGCTGCTGAAGCCGCTGAGCAAGCCAAGCGCGAAGCCGAAAGACGCGACGTCGTTGATGTTGCAGCATCTGAAGAAGCAGCTG aacgTGCTGGTGCTAGTGGAGGCGAAGCTCATGAAGGCTATTTGACGAGAAAACATGAATGGGAGTCCACAACAAAGAAGGCATCTAACAGATCATGGGATAAG GTGTATACAGTTGCCCGAAGTGGACATTTATCATTCTTCAAAGAACAAAAGGGTTATAAGAGTAATCCTGAATTGACTTTCCGCGGAGAACCAGTGTATGACTTACAAAAGGCTTCAGTTGAAGTTGCCAGCGATTACACTAAGAAGAAGCATGTTTTAAGAATAAA ACTTTCAAATGGTGGCGAATTCTTATTGCAAGCCCATGATGACAATGAAATGTCGCAATGGGTCGCGGCACTTAAGGCCCAATGCGACTCGGCAGCTGTTGCAGAAAGTAGATCCCAGACTTTACCAGCCACATCGCAAAAGGACGAACCAAAGCGTAGATCATTCtttactttaaagaaaaagtaa